From the Bacteroidales bacterium genome, one window contains:
- a CDS encoding CTP synthase, protein MPHNTKYVFVTGGVTSSLGKGIISASLAKLLQSRGYSVTIQKLDPYINVDPGTLNPYEHGECYVTEDGAETDLDLGHYERFINLPTTQANNVTTGRVYQSVINKERKGEYLGKTVQVIPHITDEIKGRIKLLGTKHKYDVVITEIGGTVGDIESLPYIESVRQLRWELGPTNSVFIHLTLVPYLAASGELKTKPTQHSVKVLLENGIQPDVLVLRTEKTLNEELRRKVALFCNVDPESVVESIDVKTIYEVPLLMLKEKLDLTVLKKLNLPVGKEPDLASWNEFIAKLKNPKTTIKIGLVGKYVELPDAYKSIVESIIHAGASNECKVDLITIHSETICESTLEEKLGELKGIIVAPGFGHRGVEGKITAVKYAREKGIPFFGICLGMQCAVIEFARNVLGLSDANSTEMVRSTQNPVIDLMETQKGIIDKGGTMRLGAYHCVIKKGSKAAQAYHKTEIQERHRHRYEFNNAYLEQFEKAGMVATGTNPDTGLVEIMEIAKHPWFIGVQFHPEYKSSVVNPHPLFVNFVKAALDFNK, encoded by the coding sequence ATGCCACATAACACCAAATATGTTTTTGTAACTGGAGGTGTAACCTCTTCCTTAGGGAAGGGTATCATCTCCGCTTCCCTTGCCAAACTTCTTCAGAGTAGGGGATATTCGGTTACAATCCAAAAACTCGATCCGTATATCAACGTTGATCCTGGTACATTAAACCCTTATGAACATGGTGAATGCTATGTTACTGAGGATGGTGCCGAAACAGATCTCGATTTAGGACATTACGAGAGATTTATAAATCTTCCTACAACACAGGCGAATAATGTAACAACAGGTAGGGTTTACCAATCGGTTATTAATAAGGAGCGCAAGGGTGAGTACTTGGGTAAAACGGTACAAGTTATTCCACACATCACCGATGAGATAAAAGGAAGGATAAAACTTCTTGGTACAAAGCATAAGTATGATGTGGTGATAACCGAAATTGGTGGAACTGTAGGCGACATCGAATCGTTACCATATATTGAGTCTGTGCGTCAGCTAAGATGGGAACTAGGGCCAACAAACTCAGTTTTTATCCATTTAACACTTGTCCCTTACCTTGCAGCATCAGGCGAACTTAAAACAAAACCAACCCAGCATTCTGTTAAAGTTCTTTTAGAGAACGGGATTCAGCCAGATGTTCTGGTTTTAAGGACAGAGAAGACACTCAATGAGGAATTGCGTAGGAAGGTTGCTCTTTTTTGTAATGTTGATCCTGAGTCGGTTGTTGAATCAATAGATGTTAAAACAATCTATGAGGTTCCTTTGCTGATGCTTAAGGAAAAGTTGGATTTAACAGTACTAAAGAAATTAAATCTTCCAGTAGGCAAAGAGCCAGATCTTGCATCGTGGAATGAGTTTATAGCAAAGCTTAAGAATCCAAAAACAACTATTAAGATAGGCTTGGTTGGTAAGTATGTTGAACTACCTGATGCCTACAAATCAATTGTAGAATCTATTATTCATGCAGGTGCTTCCAATGAATGTAAGGTTGATTTAATTACAATTCATTCCGAAACTATTTGCGAATCAACCTTAGAAGAAAAACTTGGTGAACTTAAGGGTATTATTGTTGCACCAGGATTTGGACATCGAGGAGTTGAAGGTAAGATAACCGCTGTAAAATATGCTCGTGAGAAGGGTATACCCTTTTTTGGAATTTGTCTTGGTATGCAATGTGCAGTAATTGAATTTGCAAGGAATGTTCTTGGGCTATCTGATGCCAATTCCACTGAAATGGTTCGTAGCACACAAAATCCTGTTATTGACTTGATGGAAACCCAAAAGGGAATTATTGATAAAGGAGGAACAATGAGGCTTGGAGCTTATCATTGCGTTATTAAAAAAGGATCAAAAGCAGCACAGGCTTACCATAAAACTGAAATTCAAGAACGACATCGTCATAGGTATGAATTTAACAATGCGTACCTTGAACAATTTGAGAAAGCAGGAATGGTGGCTACTGGTACAAATCCCGATACTGGTTTAGTCGAAATTATGGAAATAGCTAAGCATCCATGGTTTATTGGGGTACAGTTTCACCCAGAGTATAAAAGTTCTGTTGTAAACCCTCATCCTCTTTTTGTAAACTTTGTTAAAGCGGCATTAGATTTTAACAAATAG
- a CDS encoding DUF349 domain-containing protein, which yields MNSNDLNDPNMDQKFGNAESTVVSSENSTELQEQLASKENDGLDSEPTGKTVIEPAEQENKTSHESHDDDEELDEGLSPIVIDEEIVPLDDDSEELSDDDHDGTPVQIGDYNAMSKVELVEALKVLLTEKPIQIIRADVEIIKINFYKKHKAEIEKKRKEFVDNGGDLEQFTIPEDLQEPQIKELLKEYRDLRSKYNKDFEGKKLQNLEEKQKIIETIKELVNKSDSVNQTFQEFRELQQRWREIGPVPQSNLNDLWETYHHHVQNFYDFVKINKDLRDLDLKRNHEEKILLCEKAEELILEPSVITAFKKLQKYHNQWREIGPVPKEHRTELWERLKEATAKINKKHQDYFEGLRDEQKRNLDAKVALCEKAEELSTLAITSNKEWNKRSKEMIDIQRVWKTIGFAPKKDNNKIYERFRLACDAFFNSKRDFYTDAREEQQNNLQLKTELCLQAESLKDSNEWKKVTEDLISLQKRWKEIGPIPRKFSDELWKRFRAACDFFFNQKSQHFAQVDNKYEDNLKAKEQLIEEISAYQIVEDVEENLKVLKDFQRRWAEIGYVPIQNKELIQKGYRDAINKHFESLKIDESKRNLLKFKTRIDNVHGNPRQENKVRQERDKLFNRLRQIEGDIVLWENNIGFFTKSKNAEQMIKDVENKIQKGKEEIKMLEEKIKMIDKLDLD from the coding sequence ATGAATAGTAATGATCTGAATGATCCTAACATGGATCAGAAGTTCGGCAACGCCGAAAGTACAGTAGTTTCCTCCGAAAACAGCACTGAACTACAGGAGCAACTTGCTTCTAAAGAGAATGACGGTTTAGATTCTGAACCTACTGGTAAAACTGTAATTGAACCTGCAGAGCAGGAAAATAAGACATCTCACGAATCACACGATGATGATGAGGAACTTGATGAAGGTCTTAGCCCAATTGTAATTGATGAGGAAATTGTACCTCTTGATGATGATTCGGAAGAATTATCTGACGATGATCATGATGGTACTCCCGTTCAGATTGGAGATTATAACGCAATGTCGAAGGTCGAACTGGTTGAAGCGCTAAAAGTACTTTTAACCGAAAAGCCAATTCAAATAATAAGAGCCGATGTAGAAATTATTAAAATTAACTTCTACAAAAAGCACAAAGCAGAAATTGAGAAAAAACGAAAAGAATTTGTGGATAATGGCGGTGATTTAGAACAATTTACTATACCAGAGGATTTGCAAGAACCACAAATTAAGGAGCTTCTAAAAGAGTATCGTGATTTACGTTCAAAGTACAATAAAGACTTCGAGGGTAAGAAATTACAAAATCTCGAAGAGAAACAAAAAATAATTGAAACAATTAAGGAGCTGGTTAACAAGTCCGATTCTGTAAACCAAACATTTCAGGAATTTAGGGAGTTACAGCAACGCTGGAGAGAAATTGGTCCTGTACCTCAATCAAATCTGAACGATTTGTGGGAAACATACCACCATCATGTTCAGAATTTTTATGATTTTGTAAAAATTAATAAGGATTTACGCGATTTAGATCTAAAGCGAAATCACGAAGAAAAGATATTACTATGCGAAAAAGCTGAAGAGTTAATTTTAGAACCTTCAGTTATAACGGCCTTCAAAAAACTCCAAAAATACCATAACCAGTGGAGAGAAATTGGCCCTGTACCTAAAGAGCATAGAACCGAATTATGGGAGCGATTAAAAGAGGCCACCGCAAAAATCAATAAGAAACATCAGGATTATTTTGAAGGATTACGCGATGAGCAAAAAAGAAACCTTGATGCTAAGGTAGCACTTTGCGAAAAGGCGGAGGAACTTTCAACCCTTGCAATTACATCGAATAAGGAGTGGAATAAACGCTCAAAGGAGATGATTGATATACAAAGGGTTTGGAAAACAATTGGCTTTGCTCCTAAAAAGGATAATAATAAGATTTACGAGCGTTTCCGCTTGGCTTGCGATGCGTTTTTCAATAGCAAACGCGATTTCTATACCGATGCCCGAGAAGAACAGCAGAATAATCTTCAACTAAAAACAGAACTTTGCCTACAGGCTGAATCACTTAAGGATAGCAATGAGTGGAAAAAGGTTACTGAAGATTTAATTAGCCTCCAGAAACGTTGGAAGGAAATAGGCCCTATACCTAGGAAATTTAGCGATGAGTTATGGAAACGTTTCCGAGCTGCATGTGATTTCTTTTTCAACCAAAAATCTCAACACTTTGCACAGGTTGACAATAAGTATGAGGATAATCTAAAAGCAAAAGAGCAGCTGATTGAGGAAATATCCGCCTATCAAATAGTTGAGGATGTTGAAGAAAACTTAAAGGTTCTTAAAGATTTTCAGAGACGTTGGGCAGAAATTGGGTATGTTCCAATTCAGAATAAGGAATTGATTCAGAAAGGCTACCGTGATGCTATTAATAAACATTTCGAAAGCCTTAAAATTGATGAATCAAAGCGTAACTTGCTTAAGTTTAAAACAAGGATTGATAATGTACATGGTAATCCTCGTCAGGAAAACAAGGTTCGTCAGGAACGCGATAAACTCTTTAATAGGCTTAGACAAATTGAGGGTGATATTGTGCTTTGGGAAAACAATATCGGTTTCTTTACCAAATCAAAGAATGCTGAGCAGATGATAAAGGATGTTGAGAATAAGATTCAGAAAGGTAAAGAGGAGATAAAAATGCTTGAGGAGAAAATTAAAATGATCGATAAACTCGACTTAGATTAA